In Anaerostipes hadrus ATCC 29173 = JCM 17467, a single genomic region encodes these proteins:
- a CDS encoding Flp1 family type IVb pilin, which yields MKNFLKHFFKDESGMGVVEVILIIVVLIGLVIIFQTQIKKVVDSIFKTITSKTGQVK from the coding sequence ATGAAAAATTTTCTAAAGCATTTTTTTAAAGATGAATCAGGAATGGGTGTTGTTGAGGTGATTTTGATCATTGTAGTTTTGATCGGACTCGTCATTATTTTCCAGACGCAGATCAAGAAAGTCGTTGATAGCATTTTTAAAACGATCACTAGTAAAACAGGACAAGTCAAATGA